The following are from one region of the Gemmatimonas sp. genome:
- a CDS encoding P-II family nitrogen regulator yields the protein MKLIVAIVRPEKLADVKLALFQVGVTGMTLSRVSGHGGERDVVQRYRGDTVVLEFHEKVRIEMAVSDPFVERTIEAICEGARTGDVGDGKIFVMPLETTVRIRTGERDNHALTAVNADEIMRRTQLEMPVFTKDDL from the coding sequence ATGAAACTCATTGTCGCCATAGTCCGCCCTGAAAAACTGGCCGACGTAAAGCTCGCGCTCTTCCAGGTGGGCGTGACCGGAATGACGCTCTCCCGCGTCAGCGGCCACGGTGGAGAGCGCGACGTCGTGCAGCGCTATCGCGGTGACACAGTGGTGCTCGAGTTCCACGAAAAGGTGCGCATCGAGATGGCCGTGTCCGACCCGTTCGTCGAGCGCACCATCGAGGCCATCTGCGAGGGCGCGCGCACCGGGGACGTCGGCGATGGGAAGATCTTCGTGATGCCGCTCGAGACCACGGTGCGCATTCGTACAGGCGAACGCGACAACCACGCGCTCACGGCCGTGAACGCGGACGAGATCATGCGCCGCACACAGCTCGAGATGCCCGTGTTCACCAAGGACGACCTGTGA